AGATGGATACATTGGGCGGACAAGACTTAACAACCAGTTTGAACGTGTTGCGCGATCGCCTACATAACGACCCCGAACCCGATGTGCAAGCGGCAGCAGCAGATTGCTTAGGCGCTTTAAAATTAACTGAAGCGTTTGAGGACTTGCAGCACCTCTATCACACTACTTCTGAGTGGTTAGTTAAATTCAGCATTATCGCCACATTAGGAGAGTTAGGCGATCCGCGATCGTTTGAGCTACTCAAAGACGCACTTGCTTCTGACAATGACCTAGTTCAAACTGCTGCTATTAGTTCCCTTGGTGACTTAGGGAATATGCAGGCAGTACCACTATTGGTTCCTTATGCAACAAATCCAGATTGGCAAATCCGCTATCGAGTCGCGCAAGCGCTTTGTAAACTAGGGGGTGCAGAAGCACATTCTACATTAGAGACTCTAGCGAATGATGAAGTAGCAGCAGTAGCGCAAGAAGCAAGAAACTATTTGAGCTAAGGTGGTTAACGACCCTACCACTGAGGAGGCGATCGCTCATACTGGAAAAGGATTAGCTGATTGACTCTTCATGGTTAATATTCCCAAAACTCCTCTGCACTCAACCCAAACACCTCACAGTGGCTATCACTGGGATGGCAGTAACCGCCGCTTCTTTGAAGGTTGGTACTACCGCGTGACTTTGCCAGATTGTGGTCAGACTTTCGCTTTCATGTATTCCATTGAAGATCCCATCGGTGGTAAGCCTCACAGTGGCGGTGCGGCACAGATCCTTGGACCTGATGATCAGTATCTGTGGCGCACTTTTCCAGATGTAAAGCAATTCTGGGCTAGCCCGTCGCACCTAGAGTTAGGTCATTGGGGAAAAACTGATTTACACACTCAACCACTCTTGCTTGTCCCACCTGAGTTTGATCGCCATATTCAACAGGGCTACCAGGCAACAGCCACTTGGAATCAAGGAGTGATTCAAGATCCAAGTAGCGATCGCTATTGCCGTTGGCAGTATTCAATTAAGCCAATATATGGCTGGGGCAATCAAGGAGAAACTCAGCAATCAACTGCAGGTTGGTTGTCATTTTTGCCAATTTTTGAACCCGGGTGGCAGATTCTGATGGCCCATGGGTTAGCAACTGGTTGGATTGAGTGGAATGGCACCCGCTATGAATTTACTAATGCCCCAGCATATAGTGAGAAAAATTGGGGCGGTGCTTTTCCCCAAAAATGGTTTTGGCTCAATTGTAACAGCTTTGATAGTGAACCTGACCTCGCTTTAACAGCGGGCGGCGGTAGACGGGGGGTGCTGTGGTGGATGGAATCTGTGGCAATGATTGGCTTGCACTACCGGGGCAAATTCTATGAGTTCGTCCCCTGGAACTCAAAGGTAGAGTGGGATATTCAGCCTTGGGGCAAGTGGCAGATGCAAGCGCAAAATTCCGAGTATGAGGTTTCATTGACTGGAACAACGGATCTTTCTGGAACTCCCTTACGGGCACCGACAGAAAGGGGTTTGATTTTTGCCTGTAGCGATACCATGCAGGGGCAACTGAGTTTGGAACTGCGTTCCCGAAGTTCTGGAAAATCAAAACTCATCCTGGCAGCAAAAAGCTCTCTATGTGGCTTAGAAACGGGCGGCGATTCTTGGGATAAGTCTTGGCAGTCAGATAAATAAGATGTGTGGTTCGGTTCGCTCAACTGCTATGATCGCCTTAGACTTGGGGCTGTAGCTCAGCAGGATAGAGCGAGCGCCTCCTAAGCGCTAGGTCGCGCGTTCGAATCGCGCCAGTCCCGTTGGTTTGCATGCCTCACAGAGGTTGTTTCAGCCCATATATCAAAAATAATTAGGGCATTTTGGGTTAATTTGGATAATTTATTCGGGTAAGGGTTCCTTCTAGATCAAGAATTCTAGCGATCGCTTGCAGCTGGTTTTCTCCCACGCAGGCAAGCGGCACTATATTATCTCTGGGGCTACAAGATAATAGGGTGAATCGCAAGGCAGCAGAGGCTAAAGCTAAGGTCATGAACCAGGATGTTTCATCAATTTCTTTTCCAAACCTTGAGACAGAGCGGCTTTGGCTTCGACGCACAACTCAGGAAGATGCTGAGGCTGTGTTTGCCGTATTCTCCGATCCAAATGTGACTCAGTTTCATGACCTTGATACCTTCACCCGCCTCGATGAAGCAATAGGGGTGATTGAGCGACGGGCAAAGGGATTTGAAAGTGGGCGTGGGATACGCTGGGGCATTGCTCGTAAACCAGACAACTATCTGATTGGTTCCTGTGGGTTTACGTGGGATAGAGAAGTCAATGCTGCTGAAGTCGGTTATGAGCTTGCTAGTCAGTTTTGGAGACAAGGCATTATGAGTGAGGCCTTACGTGCCATTCTGAACTATGGGTTTGAGATTGGAGGAGTGCAATTTGTGATTGCAGAAATCATGTTAGAAAACGTGGCTTCTAGAAGGCTGGTGGAAAAGTTAAGTTTTCAGAGTCAGGGGGTACTGAAAGAGCGTGGTTTTTGGAAAGGGGAGCATCACGATTTAGAAAAGTTCATGTTGATGAGAAGCCAGTTCACAGCCGTATAACAATATGTTCTGAGCCGGACGGCTAGCTTAAGCGACGGCTTTATTGAGTGTTTGGCAGTGACTACAGTAGTTGGAAAATCAGGGAGCGATCGCGCGGTTGATGGTTAAAAAAGACAAATTCTGCCATAGACTCTGAGCTATCCTTAATAAATTAGAGATTTGCCGAATGAAGTGAGCATGAAGTTGGCAGCACGAGTAGGTGAGGTAACGCCTTCTTTAACATTGGCGATCGCAGCCAAAGCCAAAGCAATGAAGGCTGAAGGCATTGATGTTTGTAGTTTCAGTGCTGGGGAACCGGATTTTGACACTCCAGAACATATTAAGAACGCTGCCAAGCAAGCCTTGGATCAGGGTAAGACTAAATATGGTCCAGCTGCCGGGGAGCCAAAGTTAAGGGAGGCGATCGCCCGGAAGCTGAAAAAAGACAATAATCTGGATTACCAGGCTGAAAACGTTATTGTCACCAACGGTGGCAAGCATGGCTTATTTAACTTGATGCTGGGGCTGATTGAACCGGGGGATGAAGTGGTTATTCCTGCCCCCTACTGGCTGAGTTATCCAGAAATGGTAAAGCTAGCGGGTGGAGTGCCAATGATTGCCCAGACAGATGCCTCTACTGGCTATAAAATCACACCAGAGCAACTTCGCTCTGCAATTACGACTAACACTAAGCTGTTTGTCCTCAACTCTCCCTCTAATCCTACGGGTGTCGTCTACACCCCCACTGAAATCAAGGCATTAGCAGAGGTAGTGGTAGAGCAAGATATTTTAGTAGTCTCTGACGAGATTTACGAAAAGATTCTCTATGATGAGGCAGAACATCTCAGCATTGGTTCGCTGGGTAGAGAAATCTTTAACCACACCATTATCAGCAGTGGGTTTGCCAAGGCTTATTCAATGACGGGTTGGCGACTAGGTTATGTAGCGGGGTCAACTCGGTTAATTAAAGCTTTGAGTACAATCCAAGGTCACAGCACGTCGAATGTATGTACCTTTGCTCAGTACGGTGCGATCGCTGCCTTTGAAGGTTCGCAAGACTGTGTAGAACAAATGCGCCAAGCCTTTGCCGAACGGCGGCAGGTAATGATGCACAGACTCAGCGAAATTCCAGAGATTACTTATGCCAAACCAGATGGGGCTTTCTATATATTTGTCAACATTAGTAAAACTGGTCTAACATCTCTAGAATTTTGTGATGCTCTGCTGGAATCTCAACAAGTGGCCGCTATTCCCGGGATTGCCTTTGGTGCCGATGATCACATCCGCCTTTCTTATGCTACGGATATGGCATCAATTGAGAAAGGAATGAATAGGTTAGATAAATTTGTCCGATCGCGTCTAGCTCTATAAATATTGCTCTTTCAGGACTTGACGTGTCGAATGCCACGACAGTAAGACCAACAACTAGAGGGCTCATCCCGATTGCCAAGGCAAGACGAGCAGCGTTTTTAACCAGTACATCCCCGCCGAAGTAAAGCAGGAGTGTACTGACTAGAACCAACAGAATGTTCATTATGATTGCAGCACTAAGTTAAGATCAAAACAGGCTGAAATTATAAAATGGCTGGGGTTAGGGGTGGCACTAAATTCCTACTAGAGAAACTTCTAATGGCTCTGTATATTAAAGAACTTCAGATTGTCAGTCCTGCATTTACTTCCCTTGAACGTATCCCCAAACGCTACACCAGTGAAGGCGAAAATATCTCACCCCCGTTAGAGTGGAGCGGATTACCACCAGGAACCCAACAACTGGCACTCATCTGCCATGACCCAGACGCGCCGCTGACTCGTGGATTCACGCACTGGGTAATCTACAGCATTCCACTAACCGCCAGTCAGATGGCTGAAGCAGGCGGCAGCAAATTTACTGAAGGTACGAACAGTGCCGAGCAGTTGGGGTATATCGGGCCTGCTCCACCAGTCGGGCATGGACCCCACCACTACTATTTTTGGCTATATGCCTTAGACAAAGAACTCGACCTCAAACCAGGCTTGAACCGCGAGCAACTCCTCGATGCGATCGCAGAGCATGTCATTGAGCAAGCACGGCTGGTTGGGGTTTATGAGCGCTGATATCAGCGTATCTGTCCCATAGGCATAGTCGATTTCTTAATAGTTTTCTGACATCTCTATACAAGGGTTGGGAACTTGCTAAAAGCTGATTGAGGTAAGGTATTTAAAATTTCATGGATCATAAATACCAGACTGAAGAACTGGGAGAACCCGATTTACAGGTTGCAGATTTACAGCGAGACCTAGAAGAAGAGGAGGGACGCAAGTGCATCGCCGTCACAGGCGATATCCAGTAAGAAGCGCACTGTCAACAGTTGGTTGAGCGGGCGCGAAGCGAATTTGGCAAGCTCGACATCCTGGTCAACAACGCCGCTTTCCAGATGACGCGAGAAAGCATCGAAAATGGGAAAAACCGTACTCGGCTGTTAGGATTTCTGCCCTGTGAATCTGAATTTAGGTCGATACAATCAAAGTGCGACTTAAGTAATGCTGTGGCTTAGAAGAGAAAAAACAGGACAGCATTATCAGGAGAACAACATGAGAAATCAACTGAAAACGGTTGCTCTGTTAGGTCTATTGAGTGGTCTTTTGATTGCCATCAGCTACTGGATAATTGGAGGTAGCACAGGTGTCATTATCGGCATAGCCTTGGCAGCCGTGACAAACTTCATGTCCTGGTATCAGTCCGATAAAATTGCGCTGGCAGCTTACCGGGCACAGCCAATTAGTCAGAATGAAGCACCAGGACTTTATCAGATGGTGCAACGATTGTGCGATCGCGGCAATCTCCCGATGCCAGCTATCTTCATTGTCCCCAGCCAAGCTGCTAATGCCTTCGCCACAGGCAGAGATCCTGAACATGCATCGGTTGCAGTGACTCAAGGCATTTTGAATCTGCTGCCGGATGACGAACTCGAAGGCGTGATTGCCCACGAACTCACCCACATTGCCAATCGTGACACCCTGACTCAAGCGGTTGCCGCCACGATCGCTGGTGCCATTTCTTTTCTAGCTCAAATGGTGAGCTACAGTTTATGGTTTCCAACGT
This window of the Chroococcidiopsis sp. CCMEE 29 genome carries:
- the nblB gene encoding phycobilisome degradation protein NblB, yielding MSVNPESVKQMLSSEDLGDRLRAVNQIRALEDTAIAFDLVQGAINDPNARVRYSAVSQMDTLGGQDLTTSLNVLRDRLHNDPEPDVQAAAADCLGALKLTEAFEDLQHLYHTTSEWLVKFSIIATLGELGDPRSFELLKDALASDNDLVQTAAISSLGDLGNMQAVPLLVPYATNPDWQIRYRVAQALCKLGGAEAHSTLETLANDEVAAVAQEARNYLS
- a CDS encoding tocopherol cyclase family protein, which codes for MVNIPKTPLHSTQTPHSGYHWDGSNRRFFEGWYYRVTLPDCGQTFAFMYSIEDPIGGKPHSGGAAQILGPDDQYLWRTFPDVKQFWASPSHLELGHWGKTDLHTQPLLLVPPEFDRHIQQGYQATATWNQGVIQDPSSDRYCRWQYSIKPIYGWGNQGETQQSTAGWLSFLPIFEPGWQILMAHGLATGWIEWNGTRYEFTNAPAYSEKNWGGAFPQKWFWLNCNSFDSEPDLALTAGGGRRGVLWWMESVAMIGLHYRGKFYEFVPWNSKVEWDIQPWGKWQMQAQNSEYEVSLTGTTDLSGTPLRAPTERGLIFACSDTMQGQLSLELRSRSSGKSKLILAAKSSLCGLETGGDSWDKSWQSDK
- a CDS encoding GNAT family N-acetyltransferase — protein: MNQDVSSISFPNLETERLWLRRTTQEDAEAVFAVFSDPNVTQFHDLDTFTRLDEAIGVIERRAKGFESGRGIRWGIARKPDNYLIGSCGFTWDREVNAAEVGYELASQFWRQGIMSEALRAILNYGFEIGGVQFVIAEIMLENVASRRLVEKLSFQSQGVLKERGFWKGEHHDLEKFMLMRSQFTAV
- a CDS encoding pyridoxal phosphate-dependent aminotransferase — translated: MKLAARVGEVTPSLTLAIAAKAKAMKAEGIDVCSFSAGEPDFDTPEHIKNAAKQALDQGKTKYGPAAGEPKLREAIARKLKKDNNLDYQAENVIVTNGGKHGLFNLMLGLIEPGDEVVIPAPYWLSYPEMVKLAGGVPMIAQTDASTGYKITPEQLRSAITTNTKLFVLNSPSNPTGVVYTPTEIKALAEVVVEQDILVVSDEIYEKILYDEAEHLSIGSLGREIFNHTIISSGFAKAYSMTGWRLGYVAGSTRLIKALSTIQGHSTSNVCTFAQYGAIAAFEGSQDCVEQMRQAFAERRQVMMHRLSEIPEITYAKPDGAFYIFVNISKTGLTSLEFCDALLESQQVAAIPGIAFGADDHIRLSYATDMASIEKGMNRLDKFVRSRLAL
- a CDS encoding YbhB/YbcL family Raf kinase inhibitor-like protein — translated: MALYIKELQIVSPAFTSLERIPKRYTSEGENISPPLEWSGLPPGTQQLALICHDPDAPLTRGFTHWVIYSIPLTASQMAEAGGSKFTEGTNSAEQLGYIGPAPPVGHGPHHYYFWLYALDKELDLKPGLNREQLLDAIAEHVIEQARLVGVYER
- a CDS encoding zinc metalloprotease HtpX yields the protein MRNQLKTVALLGLLSGLLIAISYWIIGGSTGVIIGIALAAVTNFMSWYQSDKIALAAYRAQPISQNEAPGLYQMVQRLCDRGNLPMPAIFIVPSQAANAFATGRDPEHASVAVTQGILNLLPDDELEGVIAHELTHIANRDTLTQAVAATIAGAISFLAQMVSYSLWFPTSRNNNRGANPLGLLLTIVLAPIAATVVQLAISRTREFEADAGAARLTGNPWGLARALQRLDRMARQLPMTGNPAFEPLLIMNSFSGQFLGNLFSSHPPTETRVEQLLKLEQELPKTRSEFLLGR